A region of the Triticum urartu cultivar G1812 unplaced genomic scaffold, Tu2.1 TuUngrouped_contig_8082, whole genome shotgun sequence genome:
ATGAACCAGCTCATGATACCAATTGTTGGAACCGCAGCCCTCTAGCTACCTCTCCTCTCACTCAAATGGAGGTGGAAGAAGAAGAATAGTAGACACAAGATTTTCCGGCCGGCGCACGAACGCCGCCACGGGCGCACGATCGCCCCAATCCTTTTCTTCCTTACAGTGGCTACATGACTACACACCGCTCAAACCAAACAAAACACAATACATCGGCTTATATAGCCCAGCACCCAAGGCCAATGACCTAGCACACCACTAACTCACGTACGCACGTATCCCGGCCACTACGTTGGCACTAACCATCTGCAACCAACTCCTTGGATCCCTCCACGAGGACGCCAACTAACTGATCCATGCAACTCGCACATGCATGGCCCAGCCGCTGCTCTCGGCCAGCACACCAACGTTGCGCCAACTGGCCAAAGGCACGACGTAAGTCCCGGCAGCCCACTCACGCGGCCGGACGACCGCCTCCATCCTACATGTCAAGATCATTCCTAACACAGGCATCCGTGCCGATCATACTCCACCTTGTTTGGGCTAGCGAGCTTTGTGAGCGCTGCTGGTAGGCAGCCAATCGGGAAGATGTCTGCCACAACGATGTACTTGGCGCCATGTTGAACTAGTCTCTACAGAGGATTGTGAAAGTCTCGGTTTATATATATTGACGAATGCAGTGCTTGGATCCAAATGATTCAGAATACACATCGTAGCAAATattccctccgtttcaaaatagtACTTGAAGTTTTAGATCCGTGCTAAGTTAAACATCTTTAAGTCCGACCAAGTCCATACAAAAATACACCAATATCTACAACATCATGTTAGTTTTTCATTAGATTCATCACTAGATATACTTTAATATTGTAAGAAGAAGTCAATAGTCCATCGATCTTAGCCACATAATCAAGAATAAAATTTCAAAATGATTTGGATATGTTAACGGCCGGCGTGATGCAATCATGCAACCAGTATATATATGTCTATAAGATAAAGTTGGAGAATACAAAAAGTCAAAAGGGAACATAGTACCTCTAGGCCTCTGGAAATGCTGTCGACAATTTGAGGAACATAAGGTCTGGCTTGTTCAACGGTTCTGTTGGACAGAAGGAAGCTTATGTAGTCATTTCCTCCAAACTCTCCCATGACAAACAGGGAGCTCCCAAAGCAGTCAGTACCTTGTCCTGCACACGGCATCCATGTATGCATGAGGAGGTAAATTACTTAGGCGTAATCACTTTCCTTTGTGAAGATCACCTACCATTGCAGAGCGAAGGCTTGAGTTTCTGGAACCACACGAGCTGGTCGTGGAGGGAGCTGTTAATAGGAGGATTCACTGTCAAGTTCAGTCCCTGCAGGTACGTCAAGTTCAGAGCCAGCGCTCCTACCACGGCGAAGTTCACTCCGGCGGAGAAGTTGCTTCCCCTGGCGAGGTACAGCGGCATAGAAGGCAGACCCAAAGCCTCGGCTGAACAATGAAGTTTATTGGTCAGAATCAGCAAAAGATTGACTTGTAGACAGGAGTAGTTGACAAAGTCTGGCAGTGCATTTGTAGTTACCGATGAAGTCCAGCACCAGGCGGCCGTCGGTGGCACGCCCGGTGGGGTGGCCGAAGGAGGTCTCGCCGTAGGGGAGGTTCTTGAGTAGTAGACCCGGAAGGACGGGATCAGCCCACATGACCAAGTTACCCGTGTCGGCGTAGGAGTCCCCAAAGCTGATTATGGAGGTGAAGCGGCTCCAGCCGCCGCCGGAGTAAGCACCGCGGGGGCACGCCACAAGTTTCTTTGACGAATTTAAATGTACATCTTCTTACTAACTAACTCATCAACTTGGCACTCTTATTTACTTAAGAAAATTAGCCTTGCAGACTGTGATACATGACTATTGACTAAGCAGGAAAATTCTCTCTTTGACTAACACAAATGTCACCCCTTTTGGAAAAAAAGTAGCTTTTCGCATTATTACGTAACTAGTGACATCTTATCAAAAAATTAGAAGTATACTAAAGTGAGGTGTCATGGAAATTTACACAAGTGGACTATTTCAAAAGTCAACTTGCTCAGCAAGAGAAAAAAAAGGCTACCTTTTTTTTGGAATAAAGACACCCAAAGGGCATGTTAAATTTGAGTAATATCAAGGGAAATAAGAGCCAGTACATGGGTAGACAACTCAACGCAGAACGGCCAAATAAGAAATAAAATTATATTGAGAATCATACTAGGCTTTTTGTTTGTCCGATTGTATGCGGCTCGTCAGAGATAAAAAAAATTACACTGAACTAATAGTAAAGGAAAGTGACACTTGCAAACATCCATGACATGCCAGGCTTTGGCTGACTTTGATGAGAAGTGGAACTGTCATTGGCGTCTGCCTGTATGTCTTATAATAGATGCGGGATACAATAAAACGTGCTAATTTGCTATAGGTGGGCCCACACCAACTTGATAGTGATTAACATGACTGATTCAACAACCTCTTTTGTTTTTTGTTTGGTCTTTGAACTTGAGTTGTTTCAAACATCTACTTATTGTTTATATCTAGTGGGGCTGGTTATGTTACTACCACTCACTATATCCGccagctctctctctctctctctctctctgagaACAAATTTAACAATCTAACTAATTTCATTGTAGTTTTAGTCTTTCTTGGAAACTGGTACTTAGCTTGTTTGCATTATTACGAAACTAATGACACCTTACTGAATTTCAAAATATAAAGTGGATTATCATTGAAAATTACAACTAGGAGTGGACTAGTTCA
Encoded here:
- the LOC125531777 gene encoding GDSL esterase/lipase At1g28600-like, whose amino-acid sequence is MTVPLLIKKLVACPRGAYSGGGWSRFTSIISFGDSYADTGNLVMWADPVLPGLLLKNLPYGETSFGHPTGRATDGRLVLDFIAEALGLPSMPLYLARGSNFSAGVNFAVVGALALNLTYLQGLNLTVNPPINSSLHDQLVWFQKLKPSLCNGQGTDCFGSSLFVMGEFGGNDYISFLLSNRTVEQARPYVPQIVDSISRGLERLVQHGAKYIVVADIFPIGCLPAALTKLASPNKVEYDRHGCLC